A part of Entelurus aequoreus isolate RoL-2023_Sb linkage group LG03, RoL_Eaeq_v1.1, whole genome shotgun sequence genomic DNA contains:
- the LOC133645792 gene encoding protein N-lysine methyltransferase METTL21D-like, with protein sequence MAAYGDHNNYFVREIEKHDGSVLKVNQCHMGDVGCVVWDAAIVLAKYLETKLFHEPSLGVNLWAGRRVVELGAGTGVVGLMAATLGAHVSVTDLEDLQSLLNINIQDNHTLIHNGSITAKVLKWGEDVSDFLPFPDYVLLADCIYYEQSIAPLTETLKLLAGPETCIICCYEQRTEGINPKVERQFFELLQQSFHWEEIPLSKQDQEFSSPDIHILHIQKNESL encoded by the exons ATGGCGGCGTATGGCGACCACAACAACTATTTTGTGAGAGAAATTGAGAAACACGACGGCTCCGTCTTGAAGGTTAATCAGTGTCATATGGGGGACGTTGGTTGCGTGGTTTGGGATGCCGCCATTGTTCTTGCTAAGTATTTAGAGACGAAACTATTTCACGAACCATCTTTAGGAGTTAACTTGTGGGCTGGTCGAAGAGTGGTGGAGTTAGGGGCAGGCACTGGGGTGGTGGgattgatggcagcaacactCGG CGCTCATGTTAGTGTGACAGACTTGGAGGATCTACAGAGCCTCCTGAACATCAACATCCAAGACAACCACACACTCATCCATAATGGATCCATAACTGCCAAGGTACTAAAATG GGGTGAAGATGTATCTGATTTCCTGCCGTTTCCTGACTATGTCCTTCTGGCAGATTGCATTTATTACGAGCAG TCGATTGCTCCATTGACAGAGACCTTGAAACTGCTTGCTGGACCAGAGACCTGCATCATCTGTTGCTACGAGCAACGCACTGAGGGCATCAACCCAAAAGTGGAAAGGCAGTTTTTTGAG TTGCTGCAACAAAGTTTCCATTGGGAAGAAATCCCTTTGAGCAAACAAGACCAAGAGTTTAGTAGTCCAGACATCCACATTCTGCACATCCAAAAAAATGAAAGCTTGTAA